The following DNA comes from Meiothermus sp..
TAGCGTAGAAGCGCACCATCTCCTCGCCCACCCAGAACACCGAGCAGCCGTTGTTGGCTAGCTGGCGTATGGCGGCGTGGGTGATGGAGGTGCCAGGGCCCAGCATCAGCACCCCCAGCGCCGCCGCCGGGATGGCTACCACCCCTTCCTGGCTGTAGTAGGCCACCGCCTGGTCTTGCTGCTCGAGGCGGCCATGCTCCAGGTAAAGATACGAGAGCCCATCGCGGAATTTGGGGAGTTCCTGGAGGTTGCGGGTCTCGTACTTCATGGCTCAGCCTCTAGCTATAGATAAAAGCCCCAGACCCAAGGCTTTAGAATGTCCCACACCGCTTTCGAGCAACCGAATGAACTCAGTGGTGTTGGTTATGCGCAGATGACCCTGATACAAGACGACCCGCAAAATCATGTGACTTTGCGTTTGCCGCTTCGATACCTTCCAAACCCTCGAGTCCAACACGTGGACACTAGGAATTCGAACCCCATCATCTGCGTCATGGTGCAGCAATTCAAACCCACCTTTCACCCCTTGTCGCTCGAGCCACGCAATCTGCTCATTCTCCTTGGCAATTCCTCGACGCTTACTTTTACCCGATTTTTCATCGAACTTGGTAACAGTTGGATTGGCTCTTAGCCTGAATCGGTAAACCCGTCCGGAATTAAGCCGTGAAATCAGAGTGTACGATTTATGATCTTTCTCTATCAGGTAGTCTTCCCAACCCTCACGCCCCAGCATCCGCGTCCAAGCAGGCTCGGTGCGGCTTTGCAATAGCACATATGGGGGATCATGGCGTGTTCCTTCCTCGAGCCGCCAAAGGAAGCGCTCCTTTTTAGGGTTTTCAAACAGCCAGCACAATGTAGAGTGCATCTCGTAGGGGTTCTCGAGGTCTGCCCTTGCCCGAGCATTCTTTAGGTTCAGGACTAGTTTAGAGAGGTACATCTTTTAGCTCCTCTCCCCAGGTTTGAGTTCTGGAATAGACCAACCGTGCACCAAACTGGCGCTTGGAAAAAGCATCTATTGGCACATCATTACGGATTTTGCCCTCACTGGCCTCTATCTCGTAACGAACTTTTTGGGGAGTGGGGCTTGTAAGTCGCGTGTGGCTCTGGTCTAGCAAATACTGATAAGAAACCAACGCTGCAAGCAGACTTGTGTTTTCCTTTAGGCCGTCTTTCAGCCACACCGAAGGGCTGGGCACATAACCCTTGCGGCCCAAGAACAAGGGCCAGGTTGGGTTCCTTAGGGCTGCATGAGCCTGCTGCAACATCTCCAAATCCTCACCCTCCAAACCCACCAAAAAAACGGCATCGGCAAGGTAGTAGCGCCGAGATTGCACCGTGTTATCTCTTTGATCTACCTTGCCATCTTTGGATTTCATTACCCCCATTGCAGTTTGGTAGTCGTAAGCGCGGGTTCCCTCGCGGTCTACTCGAACGCCCATTCTGAGCCCTGAAAGCTGCTTTAGAGTGGGTATGCTCGGGTTGAGTGGCTTATCCCACACCGACCGATCCACCCCCAAAGCAGCGCAAAGCAAACCCAGCACCCCACTTTTGCTTGGCTCGGGGAGGGTGTCTCGTTCGCTAAATCGGCTTTGAACGCCCCAGGATTGCATGGGGCCAGCCAGGCGAAGCAACAACGTATGCATTAGTCCTCCAAAATTGCTCGAGCCTTTGCTAAGGCATCGGCTATAGCTTGCTTAGCGGCTTTTGGCTCTCCAAATTTCGAGGTTAGATAGGGCGCAGCTTCTTTGAAGCGCGACCAAAAAAACACGCCATTGGTTTCATCGTAATTCTGATCCAACCACCCCCACTCCTTGTCCAGTTCAGAGATAGAGCGCTCAACATAGCCTTCAGGCCCTTTTGAAATAGGCCGCTCAAAGGCATTGGCGAGGTTGCGGGGCTGGGCATTGGCTTGAACACGAACTGCACCAAAGCTGGGCAAGTTATGGGCAGCAAAAGTGTTCTGTTTACCGCTGGGTACCGAATAGACAAAAGCTTTCAGGAAAGCCTCGAGGCCGCTTAAGGCTAGCTCTTTGTCAGGTACAACCTTTCCCTGCTCATCCTTGGCACCCCCAAGGTTTTCCGCGAGCTTGTCGAGGTTAATAACTGCATAGCGGTAATAGCAAGCGCTACCAAACTCCACTTCGCCAATCATGTCCGCCCCAGCTGTGTCTTCGGGCCTAAGGTCATCCACCGCGGTATAAAAGTCAAATTCTCTAGGCAGAGAATGGGTTGAAATTGCGTGGGCGAACTGACCAGAAGCATCTACATTTTTCTCGGGCAAATCGGCCAACATGCGCCCAAAAAGCGCCAGATCTACGGCCTTGCTTCCATCGAAAGCCTTCTCGAGTTTGTCCGTGAGCTCTTTGCCCAAGGCTCTCTTGACAACGTCCTTGAATTTGTCTTTGTTATCTAGCGCGCCCTTGTACTTTTTATCTGAACGCAGCTTCTCGCGATATTTCCTCACTTCTTCGCCCGCCGCCTTGGCAAGATTCCAATTCTCCGACAACGCTTGCACAACCGCTTCGAGGCGATCTTGTCCCATAAAAATGAGGTATTCAGACTTGAGCTGTCGATTGGCATAATCCTCTTCGCCTTTTGCTTTTTCCTCCACATGGAATGCGCCAGTAAGGGTCAGCACTGCTTCTGCAACCCATTGCGCCTCGTCCCCTTTGTGGCTAAGGCACTTGGTTAGTTCTTCGTGCAGACGCTTGGAGCGAACGGCTCGATTTTCAGGGGCCAGCAACTCGAGGTTTTTTACATAGTCCCGCATTGCTTTTTTCCAAGACTGGCTCGATATGCGAGCACGGCGCACACCGCCAAAGAGACAATCCTTGTGGCTACCGGTATCATCGCGGTTAAGCAGCGAGGGAACAAAGCTTTGCAGCAGGTGAATTTCCAATAGTTTCATAGCTCTTCTCCTTCCTGGTTCTCATCGTCTTGCGATTGCTCATCAAGGTTGCGGTAGTTAAGGGCACGGTAATACTGGCGTGACCAGCGATCTTTGGTGGCTTCGTTCCAATGCTCTAGGTCTTTGAGCAGGCTGGC
Coding sequences within:
- the cas5e gene encoding type I-E CRISPR-associated protein Cas5/CasD, with translation MHTLLLRLAGPMQSWGVQSRFSERDTLPEPSKSGVLGLLCAALGVDRSVWDKPLNPSIPTLKQLSGLRMGVRVDREGTRAYDYQTAMGVMKSKDGKVDQRDNTVQSRRYYLADAVFLVGLEGEDLEMLQQAHAALRNPTWPLFLGRKGYVPSPSVWLKDGLKENTSLLAALVSYQYLLDQSHTRLTSPTPQKVRYEIEASEGKIRNDVPIDAFSKRQFGARLVYSRTQTWGEELKDVPL
- the cas6e gene encoding type I-E CRISPR-associated protein Cas6/Cse3/CasE, translated to MYLSKLVLNLKNARARADLENPYEMHSTLCWLFENPKKERFLWRLEEGTRHDPPYVLLQSRTEPAWTRMLGREGWEDYLIEKDHKSYTLISRLNSGRVYRFRLRANPTVTKFDEKSGKSKRRGIAKENEQIAWLERQGVKGGFELLHHDADDGVRIPSVHVLDSRVWKVSKRQTQSHMILRVVLYQGHLRITNTTEFIRLLESGVGHSKALGLGLLSIARG
- the cas7e gene encoding type I-E CRISPR-associated protein Cas7/Cse4/CasC produces the protein MKLLEIHLLQSFVPSLLNRDDTGSHKDCLFGGVRRARISSQSWKKAMRDYVKNLELLAPENRAVRSKRLHEELTKCLSHKGDEAQWVAEAVLTLTGAFHVEEKAKGEEDYANRQLKSEYLIFMGQDRLEAVVQALSENWNLAKAAGEEVRKYREKLRSDKKYKGALDNKDKFKDVVKRALGKELTDKLEKAFDGSKAVDLALFGRMLADLPEKNVDASGQFAHAISTHSLPREFDFYTAVDDLRPEDTAGADMIGEVEFGSACYYRYAVINLDKLAENLGGAKDEQGKVVPDKELALSGLEAFLKAFVYSVPSGKQNTFAAHNLPSFGAVRVQANAQPRNLANAFERPISKGPEGYVERSISELDKEWGWLDQNYDETNGVFFWSRFKEAAPYLTSKFGEPKAAKQAIADALAKARAILED